The following proteins come from a genomic window of Rutidosis leptorrhynchoides isolate AG116_Rl617_1_P2 chromosome 10, CSIRO_AGI_Rlap_v1, whole genome shotgun sequence:
- the LOC139872321 gene encoding transcription factor bHLH143-like — MEKGFESWFQNQQIDPNLSCAPFGFRHRLNVPSLGNTLSPNLTNGNPPMFTFAAAKPQESRGWFKVKDMTRVVNSFPKQQYLEPRTTHKVQKKFLVFDRSNDCTTMIYTSTPTHYHLPKPHISFDPKKETSVKEKHEGTPFFNTFVDDGNNETSEMHEDTEELNALLYSDDDEFDYSEDDEEESTAHSPNTVIDSKKHEQRNENFLEEVASSNGGLKRRKLETRGYDVSFEDTASSGVNCSGDDSDAGNGFPEMESESLPERKKRVKETISILKELIPGAKSGKDAMMLIDEAISYLKILKVKAKALGIDSL; from the coding sequence ATGGAGAAAGGTTTTGAATCATGGTTTCAAAACCAACAAATCGATCCAAATTTGTCGTGTGCTCCTTTCGGTTTCCGCCACCGACTTAACGTTCCATCTTTGGGGAATACGCTTTCACCCAACTTGACTAACGGAAACCCGCCCATGTTTACATTTGCAGCAGCCAAACCACAAGAATCGCGTGGTTGGTTCAAAGTCAAAGATATGACCCGTGTGGTCAACTCTTTTCCAAAACAACAATATCTTGAACCTCGAACAACACACAAGGTACAAAAGAAGTTTCTTGTGTTTGATCGATCAAACGATTGTACAACGATGATTTATACTTCTACCCCGACCCATTACCACCTCCCAAAACCTCATATTTCCTTCGACCCGAAAAAGGAAACTTCGGTAAAAGAAAAACACGAGGGTACCCCTTTTTTTAACACGTTTGTTGATGATGGAAATAATGAGACAAGTGAAATGCACGAGGATACCGAAGAGCTTAACGCATTGCTTTATTCAGATGATGATGAGTTTGATTAttctgaagatgatgaagaagaaagtaCCGCACATTCTCCTAATACCGTTATCGATTCCAAAAAACATGAACAACGAAATGAAAATTTTCTCGAAGAAGTGGCTAGTTCAAATGGTGGTCTTAAACGTCGTAAACTTGAAACACGAGGGTATGATGTCTCGTTCGAGGACACTGCAAGTTCAGGTGTAAATTGTTCCGGTGATGATTCCGATGCCGGAAATGGATTCCCCGAAATGGAATCGGAAAGTTTACCGGAAAGAAAAAAGAGAGTGAAAGAAACTATAAGCATTCTTAAAGAATTGATTCCTGGTGCGAAAAGTGGTAAAGATGCAATGATGCTTATTGATGAAGCCATTAGTTACTTGAAAATTTTGAAGGTGAAAGCGAAAGCGTTGGGGATTGATTCTCTTTAA